TTCCGTTTTATGTATTGAATGATGGCTTCATCCATCTTGTCGCCGCCGACCCGCACCGATTTGGCAAAAACAATTCCGGCCAAAGAAATGACCGCCACTTCAGTGGTTCCACCACCAACGTCCACGACCATATTCCCCGATGGCTCGGTGATCGGCAGGCCGGCACCGATCCCGGCAGCCATGGGTTCCTCGATCAGGTAAACTTCCCGGGCACCAGCTGATTCTGCTGATTCTTTGACTGCCCGCCGCTCAACCTGGGTGATTCCTGAGGGGATGCAAATGATAATTCGGGGACGAACAAGAGTCTTGCGGTTATGAACCTTGGTAATAAAATGACGAAGCATGGCCTCCGTTACCTCAAAATCGGCAATAACTCCCTCTTTCATCGGTCGGATGGCGATTATATTTCCCGGAGTTCTGCCTACCATCCGTTTGGCCTCGCTGCCTACAGCCAGAACTTTCTTGGCGCCGCTGGAGTAATTCTGGACGGCGACCACGGAAGGTTCATCAATCACAATTCCTTTTCCCTTGACATAAACCAGGGTGTTGGCAGTCCCCAGGTCAATGGCAAGGTCATTGGAAAAAAAACCGAAAATAGAATCTAGAAACATAAGCTTTAGGTATCCTGCAGCTGGAATGTTAATATGGTTTTGAAAAAGACATGTAAAAACTCTTGAAGATGATAATTGAATAATCGACTAGACATAGCAAAACCTAAGTAATTATTCAAGAAAAATAGGGGTTTTTTAATTTTGCCAAAAAAATATTTTTGACTGTTCAATCGTTGACCTTTCTTTGACAATTATCAGGATGAATGATATTGACAGCCAAAGGAGTAAAGCTTTGTTTGATGATCTGCATATCTATACAATATCTCAATTGAATCAGGATATCCGCCTGATTTTAGAGGGTAATTTCAGTTCCATCTGGGTTGAGGGCGAAGTGTCAAATTTTCGTCTGCCCCGTTCGGGGCATTTCTATTTTACCCTGAAAGATTCCTCGTCCCAGGTGCGGGCGGTTATGTTCAAACGGCAGAACCAGGCGTTAAGTTTTATGCCCACCGATGGAGATCATGTGCTTTGTCTGGGCCGTGTCAGTCTCTATGAACCCCGCGGCGAATGCCAGATTATTGTTGAAAGCCTGGAACTGAAAGGACTTGGCGGTTTAATGCGGGCCTTTGAGCAGCTGAAGGCAAAGCTGGCAGCTGAAGGTATTTTTGAGCCGAGATTTAAAAACCCCATTCCGATGCTGCCCCGTCATGTAGCCGTCATTACTTCCGCCAGCGGGGCGGCGATCAGGGATATTCTCCAGGTTATTCGCCGTCGTTTTGCCAATCTTACGGTAATCGTCATCCCGGTAACTGTGCAGGGTGCTGGGGCTGCGGCAGAGATTGTCCAGGCTATAAAGCAGTGCAATGCTACATTAGCCGGTCAGGTTGATACCATTATCCTGGCTCGGGGTGGTGGTTCCTGGGAGGACCTGGCACCATTTAATGAAGAAGTTGTTGCCCGGGAGATCTTTTCTTCCAAAATACCCCTGATCAGCGCCGTTGGCCATGAAGTGGATTACACCATTGCTGATTTTGTCGCTGACCTGCGGGCGCCAACGCCGTCGGCGGCAGCGGAACTGGTGGTGGCTCAACGTGGACAGTTGGTTGAGAAACTTCAATTTCTGGATCAACGCTGCCGCCAGGCAATCCTAAATCAACTGGGCGGTTACCGGGGGCGCTTGCAACTTAGTTCAGCCCGCTTGTCACGGCCGGAAATCCTTTACCAGCGCTTGCGGCAGCGGGTTGAAGAGCTTTCCTATCGTTTCACCAGGATGATGACTGACCGTCTACGACGGTTGCAGCGTCTAGTCGAACAAGCCGCTCGTTCACTGGCTGTTCGGACCCCGGAACATCGCCTGGGCGACTGTCGCCAGCAGCTGGAACTTTTATC
The sequence above is a segment of the Pseudomonadota bacterium genome. Coding sequences within it:
- a CDS encoding rod shape-determining protein; this translates as MFLDSIFGFFSNDLAIDLGTANTLVYVKGKGIVIDEPSVVAVQNYSSGAKKVLAVGSEAKRMVGRTPGNIIAIRPMKEGVIADFEVTEAMLRHFITKVHNRKTLVRPRIIICIPSGITQVERRAVKESAESAGAREVYLIEEPMAAGIGAGLPITEPSGNMVVDVGGGTTEVAVISLAGIVFAKSVRVGGDKMDEAIIQYIKRKYNLLIGDSMAEKIKINIGSAAPLEDLESMEIKGRDLVAGVPQTIEVNSDEVREAMTEPLNAILEAVRISLERTPPELAADIVDKGIVLTGGGAMLRNLDVLLREETGLPITIIDDPLTCVVRGSGKALDELSLLKDVALHN
- the xseA gene encoding exodeoxyribonuclease VII large subunit, producing MFDDLHIYTISQLNQDIRLILEGNFSSIWVEGEVSNFRLPRSGHFYFTLKDSSSQVRAVMFKRQNQALSFMPTDGDHVLCLGRVSLYEPRGECQIIVESLELKGLGGLMRAFEQLKAKLAAEGIFEPRFKNPIPMLPRHVAVITSASGAAIRDILQVIRRRFANLTVIVIPVTVQGAGAAAEIVQAIKQCNATLAGQVDTIILARGGGSWEDLAPFNEEVVAREIFSSKIPLISAVGHEVDYTIADFVADLRAPTPSAAAELVVAQRGQLVEKLQFLDQRCRQAILNQLGGYRGRLQLSSARLSRPEILYQRLRQRVEELSYRFTRMMTDRLRRLQRLVEQAARSLAVRTPEHRLGDCRQQLELLSRQLSFIFQQQLKEQRHVLDLMAGKLESCSPLGILQRGYAVVEKLPEQQVIIDAGKLQPGDQLVARFARGKAYCGVQEILNDES